The Cydia amplana chromosome 11, ilCydAmpl1.1, whole genome shotgun sequence genome includes a region encoding these proteins:
- the LOC134651949 gene encoding uncharacterized protein LOC134651949, whose product MADTLESGGEGAGEAGEAATPHGIVKCLKLPLPENILAYLEKRELVRDDQIKPCHSLAEKVTSNYIIAKEIISNLCWQEKMLAKLVCSTWLSAVHTLEREQLSPADFVMDLHSCCSSRVGIEYKKSANFATEPLAVLTFANTAGFNITCKCKVICPIPCMPPCEKEHCLLDLVHRYVSAPKDCMLTVRAQYLSYMPLPQSITYEHAITRHMFVRSNPFIGGVYIPKLPDVEFHVINIKSKGDIKSDFYREIDRISETRIFKGVIVYVTEKYLLHSVQDIVFLNYIKEVQPDVPYALGGCIVEDTMFEQSDLNHIVDQVNEGKDFITENLISIGLFSVPKGDDNKEKADRYSFEVYSLIIDTSDWAKSRISSAITEFAGQVPRFEHSVAIKLSCLGRDQKHEVEQDYFRVSFPQTRIAGCYGNGELGINHPPRQPQQPNPAKRVRQDTGPHFGIMYSYSTVFMYIGWGKSSAPVEPTASLQKTRSKTQARFRTN is encoded by the exons ATGGCAGACACTCTCGAGTCTGGGGGCGAGGGCGCCGGAGAGGCTGGCGAGGCAGCGACACCTCATGGGATTGTGAAATGTCTGAAACTACCACTGCCTGAAAACATTTTAGCTTATCTAGAAAAAAGGGAATTAGTCCGGGATGATCAGATTAAGCCTTGTCATAGTCTGGCAGAAAAAGTTACTTCTAATTATATTATAGCCAAAGAAATTATTAGCAACTTGTGCTGGCAGGAAAAGATGCTAGCTAAGCTGGTGTGCAGCACATGGCTTTCTGCTGTACACACCTTGGAGCGGGAGCAACTCAGTCCTGCAGACTTTGTAATGGACTTGCATTCTTGCTGCTCCTCTAGAGTGGGGATAGAGTACAAGAAGTCTGCCAACTTTGCTACGGAGCCCTTGGCTGTATTAACCTTTGCAAACACAGCCGGTTTCAATATAACATGCAAATGTAAAGTCATTTGCCCCATTCCTTGTATGCCGCCCTGTGAAAAGGAACATTGCT TGTTGGACCTGGTGCATAGATATGTCAGTGCTCCCAAAGATTGTATGCTGACAGTACGAGCTCAGTACCTCTCATACATGCCACTTCCACAGTCTATAACTTATGAACATGCAATCACTCGCCACATGTTTGTCCGCTCAAACCCATTCATCGGAGGAGTTTACATCCCAAAGCTACCTGATGTTGAATTCCATGTAATAAACATAAAGTCTAAAGGAGATATAAAATCTGATTTCTATAGAGAAATAGACAGGATCTCAGAAACCAGAATCTTCAAGGGAGTCATTGTTTATGTAACAGAGAAATATCTTTTGCACTCGGTGCAGGATATTGTTTTCTTAAATTACATAAAGGAAGT GCAACCTGATGTACCATATGCTTTGGGAGGATGCATAGTGGAGGATACAATGTTTGAACAGAGTGATCTAAACCACATTGTAGACCAAGTGAATGAGGGCAAAGACTTCATCACAGAAAATCTTATCTCAATCGGGCTGTTTTCAGTACCTAAGGGTGATGATAATAAGGAGAAGGCTGATAGGTACAGCTTTGAAGTGTACTCACTTATCATTGATACTTCGGACTGGGCTAAGTCAAGAATAAGCAGTGCAATCACTGAG TTTGCAGGACAAGTGCCAAGGTTCGAACACAGCGTGGCAATCAAACTCTCCTGCCTCGGACGCGACCAAAAACACGAAGTTGAGCAGGACTACTTCCGAGTGTCGTTCCCACAAACTCGCATCGCTGGCTGCTACGGGAACGGTGAGCTTGGCATCAACCACCCGCCCCGGCAGCCACAACAACCGAATCCTGCCAAACGTGTCCGCCAAGACACGGGCCCACACTTTGGAATTATGTACTCATATTCCACGGTTTTCATGTACATTGGATGGGGAAAGAGCTCAGCTCCTGTGGAACCGACGGCAAGCCTTCAGAAGACACGCAGCAAGACCCAAGCACGATTTCGAACGAATTAG
- the LOC134652006 gene encoding protein cornichon homolog 4 — translation MILGETLLFSLSLIDSGAILFLLVYFIITLSDLECDYLNAQECCDKLNYWLLPKYIGHSFMTFLLLLHGQLLLFLLNLPMLIWLTYEYFTIPQGNLGAYDPAEIHNRGQLKKHLRDVMIYVGYYLIFFFIYLYCFILAILKGDPLNRHADDEIVTEL, via the coding sequence ATGATATTAGGCGAAACTCTGTTGTTTTCTTTGTCTCTAATCGATAGTGGagcaatattatttttgttagtttattttattattacccTATCTGACTTAGAATGTGACTACTTGAATGCTCAAGAATGTTGTGACAAACTAAACTATTGGCTGCTACCAAAATATATAGGACACTCGTTTATGACTTTTCTGTTATTACTGCACGGGCAGCTGCTACTATTCCTGCTAAATCTACCTATGCTCATATGGTTAACTTACGAATATTTTACTATACCACAAGGTAACCTCGGAGCCtacgatccagccgagatacacaACCGCGGACAGCTAAAGAAGCACTTGCGCGATGTGATGATCTATGTCGGGTATTACTTGATATTTTTCTTCATTTACCTGTACTGCTTCATACTAGCTATACTAAAAGGCGATCCACTGAATCGCCACGCCGATGACGAGATCGTAACTGAACTATAG